In one Acomys russatus chromosome 15, mAcoRus1.1, whole genome shotgun sequence genomic region, the following are encoded:
- the LOC127199087 gene encoding LOW QUALITY PROTEIN: speckle-type POZ protein-like (The sequence of the model RefSeq protein was modified relative to this genomic sequence to represent the inferred CDS: inserted 3 bases in 2 codons), whose protein sequence is MSGDQAVTTRGSTHIAVQKISYRWTISNFSFCLEGMQDAILSGTFSSGANDNLKWCLRVHPKGIDKESKDYVSVYLVLLRSPKTPVWAKFQFWVINVEDTKXSGTEEPRVFKFLPGKDWGFKMFILQDFLLSQAEDLLPENDLTLLCKVTMVQDTYNISEENLTPAIKVPRCTFADDLGELWETSRFTDCSLLVGGHXFRAHKAILATRSPVFRAMFEHDMKEKQKDRIEIQDMEPQVFKEMMGFIYTGKAPNLHSLAPGVLAAADRYGLEQLKVMCEDALCRHLSVENAAHTLFLADLHSAQQLKMEALGFITVHASEVSETSGWKEMGEAHPHLLAEAFQSLASAQGPWLEPPLKRLKRF, encoded by the exons ATGTCGGGGGACCAGGCAGTCACGACCCGGGGCTCCACACATATTGCTGTGCAGAAGATTTCCTACAGGTGGACCATCAGCAACTTCTCCTTTTGCCTGGAGGGAATGCAGGATGCCATTCTCAGTGGGACTTTCTCATCAGGAGCCAATGACAACCTGAAATGGTGTTTGAGAGTTCACCCCAAAGGCAttgacaaagaaagcaaagattaCGTGTCAGTTTACCTGGTGTTGCTCAGGAGTCCAAAGACCCCAGTTTGGGCAAAGTTCCAGTTTTGGGTTATAAATGTGGAGGACACAAA CTCTGGGACTGAGGAGCCACGAGTCTTTAAGTTTCTTCCTGGTAAGGACTGGGGATTCAAAATGTTCATCCTTCAAGATTTCCTCTTGTCCCAGGCAGAAGACCTTCTCCCTGAGAACGACCTCACTCTGCTCTGCAAGGTGACCATGGTCCAAGACACCTATAACATTTCTGAAGAGAATTTGACACCTGCGATAAAGGTTCCAAGGTGCACGTTTGCAGATGACCTAGGGGAGCTGTGGGAGACTTCCCGCTTCACAGACTGCAGCCTGTTGGTAGGTGGTC AATTCCGAGCTCACAAGGCCATCTTAGCGACTCGCTCTCCGGTTTTCAGAGCCATGTTTGAACACGAcatgaaggagaaacaaaaagacCGAATTGAGATCCAGGACATGGAGCCTCAAGTCTTCAAGGAGATGATGGGATTCATTTACACGGGGAAGGCGCCAAACCTCCACAGCTTGGCCCCTGGTGTGCTGGCAGCTGCTGACAGGTATGGCCTGGAGCAGTTGAAGGTCATGTGTGAGGACGCCCTCTGCAGACACCTCTCAGTGGAGAATGCTGCTCACACTCTCTTCCTGGCTGACCTCCACAGTGCACAGCAGCTGAAAatggaggccctgggtttcattaCAGTTCATGCTTCTGAGGTCTCTGAGACCTCAGGGTGGAAGGAAATGGGGGAAGCCCATCCCCACTTGCTGGCTGAAGCATTccagtctctggcctctgcacagggTCCTTGGCTGGAGCCCCCTCTCAAACGCCTGAAGAGATTCTAG